In a single window of the Thunnus maccoyii chromosome 7, fThuMac1.1, whole genome shotgun sequence genome:
- the cdkn2c gene encoding cyclin-dependent kinase 4 inhibitor C, with translation MADRSVDQLCNASASGNLPEVLFFLQNGADVNGFNRFNRTSVQVVQLGNVAVVEALLEAGANPNLRDPACGLTVTHDAAREGFVDTVRVLLDHGADVNLVDDQGNLPLHLAARQGHLEVVQLLIGRTAEPNMFNSQGCTAGQLASLHQRTNTAAYIDEYLSSL, from the exons aTGGCTGACAGGTCAGTAGACCAGCTCTGCAATGCCTCTGCCAGTGGAAACCTACCTGAAGTGTTGTTTTTCCTGCAAAATGGAGCAGATGTCAATGGATTTAATAGATTCAACAGAACTTCTGTGCAG GTGGTCCAGTTGGGAAACGTCGCCGTAGTTGAGGCTCTTCTCGAGGCGGGGGCAAACCCGAACCTGCGCGACCCGGCATGCGGTCTCACCGTAACCCACGACGCAGCGCGCGAGGGATTCGTAGATACTGTGCGCGTGTTGTTGGACCACGGGGCAGATGTGAACCTCGTGGATGACCAAGGTAACCTGCCGCTGCACCTGGCCGCCAGGCAGGGACACCTGGAGGTGGTCCAGCTGCTGATTGGACGCACTGCGGAACCCAATATGTTCAACAGCCAAGGATGCACCGCCGGGCAGCTCGCGAGCCTCCACCAGAGGACGAACACTGCCGCATACATCGACGAGTATCTGAGTTCAC